From the genome of Plasmodium malariae genome assembly, chromosome: 9, one region includes:
- the PmUG01_09012700 gene encoding conserved Plasmodium protein, unknown function, whose translation MSTFMTDDPPSGEVEVSKLNSPFTKINEKTYTTNTYYLPEERPNPQKQYMSYSDGEYYSEEDDDEDDEEHYHTDGETYESEDEEDQEDKDDENVDNDDAEDNDDELEDNNEKQEDEPSNQVVPCLQAGEGTSSGELQDLLPYEEDVQQTPYNYEKPTLTLYGLMMFIVFLMRLGRASSKRLRKKFKARRDLLGWLDILNYKINRHDKRMMADLQILETKINMEEERMEKKFDKKRFDAKNRALCKLGDDPAPCIGPRYDRRGILLEKKLNKIDLEYERYRMKKIRRWNKMKEKFHKKLKKVQKKQEKRRLKKCRKMHKFERKWNGAPHSFKAYIRLKTAEQRV comes from the exons ATGAGTACTTTTATGACAGACGATCCACCTAGTGGTGAAGTGGAAGTTTCAAAACTAAATAGTCCCTTTACTAAAATTAATGAGAAAACTTACACTACCAACACATATTACCTTCCAGAAGAAAGGCCTAACCCACAAAAGCAGTACATGTCCTATTCTGATGGAGAATATTATTCAGAAGAAGATGATGATGAAGATGATGAAGAACATTATCATACAGATGGAGAAACTTATGAATCagaagatgaagaagatCAAGAAGATAAAGATGATGAGAACGTAGATAATGATGATGCAGAAGATAATGATGATGAACTAGaagataataatgaaaaacaagAAGATGAACCAAGTAATCAAGTTGTTCCTTGTTTACAAGCCGGTGAAGGTACAAGTTCCGGCGAATTACAAGATCTTCTTCCATATGAAGAAGACGTTCAACAAACACcctataattatgaaaaaccAACACTCACCTTATATGGATTAATGATGTTTATTGTCTTCTTAATGCGTTTAGGa AGAGCAAGTTCTAAAAGGCTGAGAAAGAAATTTAAAGCTAGAAGAGATTTACTTGGATGGTTGGACAtacttaattataaaattaataggCACGATAAGAGAATGATGGCAGATCTACAAATACTAGAAACTAAAATTAACATGGAAGAGGAAAGAATGGAAAAgaaatttgataaaaaaagatttgATGCGAAAAACAGAGCATTATGTAAACTAGGTGATGATCCTGCACCTTGTATAGGTCCTCGTTATGACAGAAGAGGTATACTCTTAGAAAAGAAATTGAATAAAATAGATTTGGAATATGAAAGATATAGAATGAAAAAGATTAGACGTTGgaacaaaatgaaagaaaaatttcACAAAAAACTAAAGAAGGTTcagaaaaaacaagaaaagaGAAGACTAAAAAAGTGCAGAAAAATGCACAAGTTTGAAAGAAAATGGAATGGTGCACCCCACTCATTTAAAGCATACATTAGACTCAAGACTGCAGAACAAAGagtttaa
- the PmUG01_09012800 gene encoding 60S acidic ribosomal protein P1, putative — MAAIPVSEIPDCEKQELLCTYAALILHEEKMSITSENIVKLIKKSNNTVLPYLPMLFEKTLKGKDIEGLLSNLSIGGGAPSSGTQATADKPSEDKKESKKEEKVEEEEEEDDLGFSLFG, encoded by the exons ATGGCAGCAATTCCAGTATCAGAAATACCAGATTGTGAAAAGCAGGAgcttttatgtacatatgctgCTTTAATATTACATGAAGAGAAAATGAGCATAACTAGTGAAAATATTGTGAaacttattaaaaaatcaaataacaCAGTTTTGCCATACTTACCAATgctttttgaaaaaacattaaaaggaaaagataTTGA ggGATTATTAAGTAACTTGAGTATTGGAGGAGGTGCCCCATCATCCGGAACACAAGCCACAGCGGATAAACCTAGTGAAGATAAAAAGGAATccaaaaaagaagagaaagtagaagaggaagaagaagaagatgaCTTAggtttttcattatttggTTAG